One genomic region from Magallana gigas chromosome 3, xbMagGiga1.1, whole genome shotgun sequence encodes:
- the LOC105329400 gene encoding rhophilin-2-B isoform X2, translated as MNGKGSDPLISTARGKLQSRRSKVNDQINRELRMRNGAENLYRATGNKRLKELVAVELSFFNSNIQLLKEELSDLNSDVLVYQHENGLHNVPMIPLGLKETTECDLAVPIKDFILEHYSEDGTQYEREIQELCDLRQDMRTPQRNESGVDLLIEYFNQLHFIEKRFFPPDRVLGAHFHWYDSLTGVPKTQKTMGFEKGSVLFNIGALYTQIGCKQDRTSHAGIQDAISYFQKAAGTFRYLHNHFTNAPSMDMQPHTLTMLIQLMMSQAQECVFECKVLGSNSNNGLLSNVRAAQEAVVVSQMYDDTKLLMTAEPVKDYIPYSWVSMATVKAQYYMALAHTHMATAIIEFADENDSQSLSEFMDALQNTKEVDTENNRLSVPQTQEDRITLGKAHLKGALNCHEEAMRLHDLCKQLRKIDTFQEILKKAHDRCLEKFSSLEEEDDFTEILMFPIINPKTTQNVSPISPEFRNISVVDIFKRLGPITIFNAKNEWSAPRTVTLDRNPDQGFGFSVRGDAPVRVAEMEPGSVAEIGKLKVGDLVVAVGEKDTKWAKHEEVVALVRQCGNHLELKLVTPNLSQDHDTSRSAPGTPNTPLRMQSPRESISTQSNKSNRSRLSAPWTFMRKGSKEKQDKPEKSKEMEDGEAFLH; from the exons AGCCACTGGCAACAAACGACTGAAGGAGTTGGTAGCAGTCGAGTTGTCCTTTTTCAACTCCAACATTCAGCTACTGAAGGAGGAACTCTCCGATCTGAACAGTGATGTTCTGGTGTACCAGCATGAAAA TGGGCTTCACAATGTTCCCATGATCCCCTTGGGTCTGAAGGAGACCACGGAGTGTGATTTAGCCGTCCCCATCAAG gACTTCATTTTGGAACACTATAGCGAGGATGGAACTCAGTATGAGAGAGAAATCCAGGAACTCTGTGACCTCAGACAG GACATGCGGACACCTCAGAGAAATGAGTCAGGTGTGGACCttttgattgaatattttaaccaGCTACACTTCATAGAAAAACGATTCTTCCCCCCAGACCGAGTTCTTGGTGCTCACTTCCATTG gTATGACTCCCTTACTGGTGTACCAAAAACTCAGAAGACAATGGGGTTTGAGAAAGGCAgtgttttgttcaatattgGTGCTTTATACACACAGATAGGGTGTAAACAG gACAGAACAAGTCATGCTGGGATACAGGATGCCATCAGTTATTTCCAGAAAGCGGCGGGGACGTTCCGTTACCTACACAATCACTTCACTAACGCCCCCAGCATGGACATGCAGCCCCACACTCTCACCATGCTCATCCAGCTCATGATG AGTCAGGCTCAGGAATGTGTGTTTGAGTGTAAAGTCCTCGGCAGCAACAGTAACAATGGACTTCTGAGTAATGTTCGAGCAGCACAGGAAGCAGTTGTG GTTTCACAGATGTATGACGACACAAAGTTACTTATGACTGCAGAGCCGGTCAAGGATTACATCCCCTACTCATGGGTTTCCATGGCAACAGTTAAAGCACAGTATTACATGGCCCTTGCTCACACTCATATGGCCACTGCTATCATAGAGTTTGCAG ATGAGAATGACAGTCAGTCTTTGTCTGAGTTCATGGATGCTTTACAGAACACCAAAGAAGTGGACACAGAGAACAACAGACTCAGTGTCCCTCAAACTCAGGAGGACAGGATCACGCTCG GAAAGGCCCATTTAAAAGGAGCCCTAAACTGCCATGAAGAAGCAATGCGATTACACGACTTGTGTAAACAGCTTCGGAAAATTGACACATTTCAGGAAATTCTGAAAAAAGCTCATGACag GTGCTTGGAAAAGTTTTCCTCTTTAGAAGAGGAGGATGATTTCACAGAGATCTTAATGTTCCCTATAATAAACCCCAAAACTACTCAGAATGTGTCTCCGATCTCCCCTGAGTTCAGAAATATTAGTGTGGTGGATATCTTCAAACGACTG ggTCCCATCACTATATTTAATGCTAAAAATGAGTGGTCTGCACCAAGAACAGTAACTCTGGATCGTAACCCGGACCAAGGATTCGGGTTTAGCGTCCGTGGAGATGCCCCTGTGAGGGTGGCAGAGATGGAGCCAGGAAGTGTTGCAGAG ATTGGAAAACTCAAAGTTGGAGACTTAGTGGTAGCAGTAGGTGAAAAGGACACAAAATGGGCAAAACATGAAGAGGTAGTGGCCCTTGTCAGACAGTGCGGCAATCACTTAGAGCTCAAACTAGTCACCCCAAACCTCTCTCAGGATCACGACACCTCCCGATCAGCCCCGGGAACCCCCAACACCCCATTACGCATGCAGAGCCCTCGCGAGAGCATATCAACACAGAGCAATAAATCAAATCGTAGTCGACTTAGTGCCCCCTGGACCTTCATGAGGAAAGGTTCTAAGGAGAAACAGGACAAGCCAGAGAAAAGCAAGGAAATGGAGGATGGGGAGGCATTCCTTCACTGA
- the LOC105329400 gene encoding rhophilin-2-B isoform X1, with translation MSVTHTNGFTANEALKGRRKGSDPLISTARGKLQSRRSKVNDQINRELRMRNGAENLYRATGNKRLKELVAVELSFFNSNIQLLKEELSDLNSDVLVYQHENGLHNVPMIPLGLKETTECDLAVPIKDFILEHYSEDGTQYEREIQELCDLRQDMRTPQRNESGVDLLIEYFNQLHFIEKRFFPPDRVLGAHFHWYDSLTGVPKTQKTMGFEKGSVLFNIGALYTQIGCKQDRTSHAGIQDAISYFQKAAGTFRYLHNHFTNAPSMDMQPHTLTMLIQLMMSQAQECVFECKVLGSNSNNGLLSNVRAAQEAVVVSQMYDDTKLLMTAEPVKDYIPYSWVSMATVKAQYYMALAHTHMATAIIEFADENDSQSLSEFMDALQNTKEVDTENNRLSVPQTQEDRITLGKAHLKGALNCHEEAMRLHDLCKQLRKIDTFQEILKKAHDRCLEKFSSLEEEDDFTEILMFPIINPKTTQNVSPISPEFRNISVVDIFKRLGPITIFNAKNEWSAPRTVTLDRNPDQGFGFSVRGDAPVRVAEMEPGSVAEIGKLKVGDLVVAVGEKDTKWAKHEEVVALVRQCGNHLELKLVTPNLSQDHDTSRSAPGTPNTPLRMQSPRESISTQSNKSNRSRLSAPWTFMRKGSKEKQDKPEKSKEMEDGEAFLH, from the exons AGCCACTGGCAACAAACGACTGAAGGAGTTGGTAGCAGTCGAGTTGTCCTTTTTCAACTCCAACATTCAGCTACTGAAGGAGGAACTCTCCGATCTGAACAGTGATGTTCTGGTGTACCAGCATGAAAA TGGGCTTCACAATGTTCCCATGATCCCCTTGGGTCTGAAGGAGACCACGGAGTGTGATTTAGCCGTCCCCATCAAG gACTTCATTTTGGAACACTATAGCGAGGATGGAACTCAGTATGAGAGAGAAATCCAGGAACTCTGTGACCTCAGACAG GACATGCGGACACCTCAGAGAAATGAGTCAGGTGTGGACCttttgattgaatattttaaccaGCTACACTTCATAGAAAAACGATTCTTCCCCCCAGACCGAGTTCTTGGTGCTCACTTCCATTG gTATGACTCCCTTACTGGTGTACCAAAAACTCAGAAGACAATGGGGTTTGAGAAAGGCAgtgttttgttcaatattgGTGCTTTATACACACAGATAGGGTGTAAACAG gACAGAACAAGTCATGCTGGGATACAGGATGCCATCAGTTATTTCCAGAAAGCGGCGGGGACGTTCCGTTACCTACACAATCACTTCACTAACGCCCCCAGCATGGACATGCAGCCCCACACTCTCACCATGCTCATCCAGCTCATGATG AGTCAGGCTCAGGAATGTGTGTTTGAGTGTAAAGTCCTCGGCAGCAACAGTAACAATGGACTTCTGAGTAATGTTCGAGCAGCACAGGAAGCAGTTGTG GTTTCACAGATGTATGACGACACAAAGTTACTTATGACTGCAGAGCCGGTCAAGGATTACATCCCCTACTCATGGGTTTCCATGGCAACAGTTAAAGCACAGTATTACATGGCCCTTGCTCACACTCATATGGCCACTGCTATCATAGAGTTTGCAG ATGAGAATGACAGTCAGTCTTTGTCTGAGTTCATGGATGCTTTACAGAACACCAAAGAAGTGGACACAGAGAACAACAGACTCAGTGTCCCTCAAACTCAGGAGGACAGGATCACGCTCG GAAAGGCCCATTTAAAAGGAGCCCTAAACTGCCATGAAGAAGCAATGCGATTACACGACTTGTGTAAACAGCTTCGGAAAATTGACACATTTCAGGAAATTCTGAAAAAAGCTCATGACag GTGCTTGGAAAAGTTTTCCTCTTTAGAAGAGGAGGATGATTTCACAGAGATCTTAATGTTCCCTATAATAAACCCCAAAACTACTCAGAATGTGTCTCCGATCTCCCCTGAGTTCAGAAATATTAGTGTGGTGGATATCTTCAAACGACTG ggTCCCATCACTATATTTAATGCTAAAAATGAGTGGTCTGCACCAAGAACAGTAACTCTGGATCGTAACCCGGACCAAGGATTCGGGTTTAGCGTCCGTGGAGATGCCCCTGTGAGGGTGGCAGAGATGGAGCCAGGAAGTGTTGCAGAG ATTGGAAAACTCAAAGTTGGAGACTTAGTGGTAGCAGTAGGTGAAAAGGACACAAAATGGGCAAAACATGAAGAGGTAGTGGCCCTTGTCAGACAGTGCGGCAATCACTTAGAGCTCAAACTAGTCACCCCAAACCTCTCTCAGGATCACGACACCTCCCGATCAGCCCCGGGAACCCCCAACACCCCATTACGCATGCAGAGCCCTCGCGAGAGCATATCAACACAGAGCAATAAATCAAATCGTAGTCGACTTAGTGCCCCCTGGACCTTCATGAGGAAAGGTTCTAAGGAGAAACAGGACAAGCCAGAGAAAAGCAAGGAAATGGAGGATGGGGAGGCATTCCTTCACTGA